Proteins found in one Triticum aestivum cultivar Chinese Spring chromosome 4D, IWGSC CS RefSeq v2.1, whole genome shotgun sequence genomic segment:
- the LOC123098208 gene encoding peroxygenase: protein MQMQQYTSNHHTPRLASPKKSTVPYLDHAHGFYKRPVSAPASWLRTFCTSVYKESADLLAMATVALLVPVPPPTIARPPALRSRHLGFLPRSCELGSSRVTAAMSSSDPSLATEAPQAAVTSERKLSPDLQEQLAKPYLARAMAAVDPSHPEGSKGRDTKGMSVLQQHAAFFDRNGDGVIYPWETFQSLRAIGLGSPSAFGTSILLHLVLTYPTQPGWMPSPLLSIHIKNIHRGKHGSDSETYDTEGRFEPAKFDAIFSKFGKTRPNALSEDEINAMLKHNRNMYDFLGWAAANLEWKLLHKVAKDKEGFLQREIVRGAFDGSLFERLQESKKST from the exons ATGCAGATGCAGCAGTACACGAGTAACCACcacacgccacgcctcgcctcgcctaaGAAGTCCACAGTACCATACCTCGACCATGCGCACGGTTTCTACAAACGCCCCGTCTCCGCGCCAGCGTCGTGGTTACGAACGTTCTGCACGAGCGTTTATAAAGAGAGCGCGGACCTTCTTGCAATGGCGACCGTAGCACTGCTCGTACCAGTGCCACCACCAACTATCGCGAGGCCCCCGGCTCTGCGCTCCCGTCACCTCGGCTTTCTCCCAAG ATCCTGCGAGCTCGGCTCGTCGCGAGTAACCGCCGCCATGTCGTCGTCCGATCCGTCGCTGGCGACCGAGGCGCCCCAGGCGGCCGTCACCAGCGAGCGCAAGCTCAGCCCCGACCTGCAGGAGCAGCTCGCCAAGCCAT ATCTGGCCAGAGCAATGGCGGCGGTTGACCCGAGCCACCCGGAGGGCAGCAAGGGTCGGGACACCAAGGGGATGAGCGTGCTCCAGCAGCACGCCGCCTTCTTCGACCGCAACGGCGACGGGGTCATCTACCCATGGGAGACCTTCCAAA GCCTCCGAGCAATCGGGCTTGGGTCGCCTTCGGCCTTCGGAACATCCAtactcctccacctcgtcctcaCTTATCCTACTCAACCG GGATGGATGCCTTCCCCTCTGCTCTCGATCCATATAAAGAACATCCACAGGGGCAAGCACGGGAGCGACTCTGAGACGTATGACACTGAAGGGAG GTTTGAACCAGCGAAATTCGATGCTATATTCAGCAAGTTTGGCAAAACTCGGCCGAATGCTTTGTCAGAAGATGAGATCAACGCCATGCTTAAACACAACCGCAATATGTATGATTTCCTGGGCTG GGCCGCAGCCAACCTCGAATGGAAGCTGCTGCACAAAGTGGCAAAGGATAAAGAAGGCTTTTTACAGCGAGAAATCGTGAGGGGCGCCTTCGATGGCAGCCTGTTCGAGCGCCTGCAGGAGAGCAAGAAATCTACCTGA